Proteins encoded by one window of Myripristis murdjan chromosome 1, fMyrMur1.1, whole genome shotgun sequence:
- the sp6 gene encoding transcription factor Sp6: protein MAHPYEPWLRTAPPSGSSEDMNIPSWWDLHPTPGSWMDLQAGQGVGLPSVGAGSSMGLQPSLGPYGSEPQLCTMPPAQLAPASHSAHLFPQEGFKMEPLAPEMLQQEAFSLEEPQESTAAARPKPQRRSSSRGAGQAVCRCPNCVHAEQLGQSTDDGRRKHMHNCHIPGCGKAYAKTSHLKAHLRWHSGDRPFVCNWLFCGKRFTRSDELQRHLQTHTGAKKFSCALCPRVFLRNDHLSKHMRTHESPPGHGEERVNGDGRMDKGFDTPTPPQSSSQVSASDATEPPLKLKCETESSVSSVTGQSS, encoded by the coding sequence ATGGCCCACCCCTATGAGCCCTGGTTACGGACAGCACCACCTAGTGGTAGCTCAGAAGACATGAACATCCCTTCCTGGTGGGACCTCCACCCCACACCAGGGAGCTGGATGGACTTGCAGGCTGGTCAGGGTGTGGGGTTGCCTTCAGTGGGCGCGGGGAGCTCCATGGGACTCCAGCCCTCTTTAGGACCTTATGGCTCTGAACCCCAGTTGTGCACCATGCCTCCAGCTCAGCTTGCCCCAGCCTCCCACTCTGCTCACCTCTTCCCTCAGGAAGGCTTCAAGATGGAGCCACTGGCTCCTGAAATGCTCCAACAAGAAGCATTCTCCCTGGAAGAGCCGCAGGAGAGCACTGCCGCGGCCCGACCAAAGCCCCAGCGGCGCTCCTCGTCCAGAGGCGCCGGCCAGGCCGTGTGCCGCTGCCCTAACTGTGTTCATGCAGAACAGCTGGGTCAGAGCACTGATGACGGCAGGAGAAAGCACATGCATAACTGCCACATCCCTGGTTGTGGCAAAGCCTATGCCAAGACCTCCCATCTGAAGGCTCACCTACGCTGGCACAGCGGGGACCGGCCGTTTGTCTGCAACTGGCTCTTCTGCGGGAAGCGATTCACCCGCTCTGATGAACtgcagcgccacctacagacGCACACAGGTGCTAAGAAATTCAGCTGCGCCTTATGCCCCAGAGTTTTTCTGCGCAACGACCACCTGTCCaagcacatgcgcacacatgaGTCCCCACCAGGGCACGGGGAAGAGAGGGTGAATGGAGATGGAAGGATGGATAAGGGTTTTGATACACCCACCCCTCCTCAGTCGTCCTCCCAAGTATCTGCATCAGACGCTACAGAGCCACCGCTTAAGCTGAAATGCGAGACAGAGTCCTCTGTCTCCAGTGTAACAGGGCAGTCTAGTTAA